In the Harmonia axyridis chromosome 3, icHarAxyr1.1, whole genome shotgun sequence genome, one interval contains:
- the LOC123674845 gene encoding moesin/ezrin/radixin homolog 1 isoform X2 produces the protein MPKSMNVRVTTMDAELEFAIQQTTSGKQLFDQVVKTIGLREVWFFGLQYTDSKGDLTWIKLYKKVMSQDVKKENPLQFKFRAKFYPEDVAEELIQDITLRLFYLQVKNAILSDEIYCPPETSVLLASYAVQARHGDYNKNLHNAGFLSNDRLLPQRVMDQHKMSKDEWEQSIMTWWKEHQGMLREDAMMEYLKIAQDLEMYGVNYFEIRNKKGTELYLGVDALGLNIYEKDDQLTPKIGFPWSEIRNISFNDRKFIIKPIDKKAPDFVFFAPRVRINKRILSLCMGNHELYMRRRKPDTIDVQQMKAQAREEKLAKQQQREKLQLEIAARERAEKKQQEYEDRIRSMQEEMERSQANLLEAQEMIRKLEQQLKELQAAKEELEKRQNELQAMMERLEESKNMEAAERQKLEEEIQAKQKEVMRIQEEVELKDTETKRLQEEVEAARRKEEELKAQQLANATKGHLEENHHDEDDELVNGDVSRDLATDENIVDPVEDRRTLAERNERLQDQLQALKKDLAQSRDETKETAMDKIHRENVRQGRDKYKTLREIRKGNTKRRVDQFENM, from the exons ATGAACGTTCGTGTCACCACGATGGACGCTGAACTGGAGTTCGCGATTCAACAGACGACGTCTGGCAAGCAACTCTTCGACCAGGTTGTAAAGACAATCGGTCTTAGGGAGGTTTGGTTTTTCGGACTGCAGTACACCGACTCGAAAGGTGACTTGACGTGGATCAAATTATACAAGAAG GTTATGAGCCAAGATGTCAAAAAGGAAAATCCTCTTCAGTTCAAATTCAGAGCCAAATTCTATCCAGAGGACGTAGCCGAAGAACTAATACAGGATATCACTTTGAGGCTATTTTATCTGCAAGTTAAAAACGCCATACTGTCCGATGAAATCTACTGTCCACCAGAAACGTCAGTTTTGCTTGCTTCTTACGCTGTCCAAGCTAGGCATGGAGACTATAACAAAAATTTACATAACGCAGGATTCCTCTCCAATGATAGACTTTTACCGCAAAG AGTAATGGATCAACATAAAATGTCTAAAGATGAATGGGAACAGAGCATAATGACATGGTGGAAAGAACATCAAGGTATGCTAAGAGAAGACGCCATGATGGAATACCTCAAAATCGCCCAGGACTTGGAAATGTACGGAGTTaactatttcgaaatcagaaacAAGAAGGGTACTGAATTATACCTTGGTGTAGATGCATTAGGCTTGAACATCTACGAAAAAGATGATCA GTTGACTCCAAAAATAGGTTTTCCATGGTCtgaaatcagaaatatttcattcaatgatcGTAAGTTCATCATTAAACCAATTGACAAAAAAGCTCCAGACTTTGTGTTCTTCGCTCCCCGCGTAAGGATCAACAAAAGAATTCTTTCGCTTTGCATGGGCAACCATGAACTTTACATGCGAAGAAGAAAACCAGACACCATTGATGTCCAACAAATGAAAGCGCAGGCGCGTGAAGAAAAGCTTGCTAAACAACAACAAAGAGAAAAATTGCAGTTGGAAATCGCTGCTAGAGAAAGGGCAGAGAAAAAACAACAAGAATACGAAGACAGAATTAGGAGCATGCAAGAAGAAATGGAAAGGAGTCAAGCTAACTTATTAGAGGCTCAAGAAATGATTAGAAA GCTAGAACAACAGCTCAAAGAACTGCAGGCTGCCAAGGAAGAACTAGAGAAGAGGCAGAATGAGCTTCAAGCAATGATGGAGAGACTTGAAGAAAGCAAAAACATGGAAGCTGCTGAACGTCAAAAATTGGAAGAGGAGATACAAGCTAAACAGAAAGAAGTTATGCGTATCCAGGAAGAGGTAGAACTCAAAG ACACTGAGACGAAGCGCCTTCAAGAGGAAGTGGAAGCTGCAAGACGTAAAGAAGAAGAACTAAAAGCACAACAGCTAGCCAATGCTACCAAAGGACATCTTGAAGAAAACCACCATGATGAAGATGATGAGTTGGTGAATGGAGATGTTAGCAGAGACTTGGCTACTGATGAGAACATTGTAGATCCTGTGGAGGACAGACGTACTTTAGCTGAAAGGAATGAACGTCTTCAAGATCAATTACAG GCTCTGAAGAAAGATTTAGCACAATCTCGTGACGAAACTAAAGAAACTGCAATGGATAAAATTCACAGAGAGAATGTGCGCCAAGGCAGAGATAAATACAAGACTCTTAGAGAAATCCGTAAAGGAAACACTAAACGCCGTGTTGATCAATTTGAAAACATGTAA
- the LOC123674854 gene encoding pyrroline-5-carboxylate reductase-like, giving the protein MNPSYLKNFSNHFRSVMKYASLYSTKVTTPKLKEKIGFIGDGNMAKAICFSMVKQNIVDFSQVYVSSPYKANLNIWKQKGANISTRNSDVASEADVIFLCVKPHFLQPALDDITKVDKRADDVKNKLFISILAGYTVNDLEVFLKPFESCRIIRVMPNTPVLIGEGCTAYCMGHNVTKNDVDIVRVMLESTGMCFEVEERFIDPIAAVCASGPAYVYLFIEALSDGGVRMGLHREMATKIAAQTVLGAGKMVLSTDKHMGTLKDEVCSAGGTTIAGIHALERGGVRGSVMNAVEAATNRAKELREIDKDSV; this is encoded by the coding sequence ATGAATCcatcttatttaaaaaatttcagcAATCATTTCAGATCTGTTATGAAATATGCTTCTCTTTACTCAACCAAAGTTACAACACCAAAGCTGAAAGAAAAAATAGGTTTTATTGGGGATGGAAACATGGCCAAAGCTATATGCTTTAGTATGGTCAAACAAAATATTGTAGATTTCTCTCAAGTTTACGTTTCAAGCCCTTATAAAGCaaacttgaatatttggaaacagAAAGGTGCTAATATATCAACTCGTAATTCTGATGTAGCCTCAGAAGCAGATGTAATCTTCTTATGTGTTAAACCACATTTTTTACAGCCTGCTTTGGATGATATAACTAAAGTTGATAAGAGAGCAGACGatgtaaaaaataaattattcatttcgatACTTGCAGGTTATACTGTGAATGATTTAGAAGTATTTCTGAAACCTTTTGAAAGCTGTAGAATCATTAGAGTGATGCCAAATACGCCAGTTTTAATTGGGGAAGGCTGTACAGCATACTGTATGGGACATAATGTGACAAAAAATGATGTTGATATTGTAAGAGTTATGCTAGAATCTACAGGCATGTGTTTTGAAGTAGAAGAACGCTTCATTGATCCTATTGCAGCTGTGTGTGCAAGTGGACCAGCctatgtttatttgtttataGAAGCTCTTTCTGATGGAGGAGTGAGAATGGGTTTGCACAGAGAAATGGCAACAAAAATTGCTGCTCAAACTGTTTTGGGAGCCGGTAAAATGGTATTAAGTACAGACAAACACATGGGAACTCTCAAAGATGAAGTTTGCTCAGCTGGAGGTACTACAATTGCAGGCATACATGCATTAGAAAGGGGTGGAGTTAGGGGTTCCGTAATGAACGCTGTTGAAGCAGCAACAAACAGAGCAAAAGAGTTGAGAGAAATTG
- the LOC123674845 gene encoding moesin/ezrin/radixin homolog 1 isoform X1 → MVSGKLMNVRVTTMDAELEFAIQQTTSGKQLFDQVVKTIGLREVWFFGLQYTDSKGDLTWIKLYKKVMSQDVKKENPLQFKFRAKFYPEDVAEELIQDITLRLFYLQVKNAILSDEIYCPPETSVLLASYAVQARHGDYNKNLHNAGFLSNDRLLPQRVMDQHKMSKDEWEQSIMTWWKEHQGMLREDAMMEYLKIAQDLEMYGVNYFEIRNKKGTELYLGVDALGLNIYEKDDQLTPKIGFPWSEIRNISFNDRKFIIKPIDKKAPDFVFFAPRVRINKRILSLCMGNHELYMRRRKPDTIDVQQMKAQAREEKLAKQQQREKLQLEIAARERAEKKQQEYEDRIRSMQEEMERSQANLLEAQEMIRKLEQQLKELQAAKEELEKRQNELQAMMERLEESKNMEAAERQKLEEEIQAKQKEVMRIQEEVELKDTETKRLQEEVEAARRKEEELKAQQLANATKGHLEENHHDEDDELVNGDVSRDLATDENIVDPVEDRRTLAERNERLQDQLQALKKDLAQSRDETKETAMDKIHRENVRQGRDKYKTLREIRKGNTKRRVDQFENM, encoded by the exons ATGAACGTTCGTGTCACCACGATGGACGCTGAACTGGAGTTCGCGATTCAACAGACGACGTCTGGCAAGCAACTCTTCGACCAGGTTGTAAAGACAATCGGTCTTAGGGAGGTTTGGTTTTTCGGACTGCAGTACACCGACTCGAAAGGTGACTTGACGTGGATCAAATTATACAAGAAG GTTATGAGCCAAGATGTCAAAAAGGAAAATCCTCTTCAGTTCAAATTCAGAGCCAAATTCTATCCAGAGGACGTAGCCGAAGAACTAATACAGGATATCACTTTGAGGCTATTTTATCTGCAAGTTAAAAACGCCATACTGTCCGATGAAATCTACTGTCCACCAGAAACGTCAGTTTTGCTTGCTTCTTACGCTGTCCAAGCTAGGCATGGAGACTATAACAAAAATTTACATAACGCAGGATTCCTCTCCAATGATAGACTTTTACCGCAAAG AGTAATGGATCAACATAAAATGTCTAAAGATGAATGGGAACAGAGCATAATGACATGGTGGAAAGAACATCAAGGTATGCTAAGAGAAGACGCCATGATGGAATACCTCAAAATCGCCCAGGACTTGGAAATGTACGGAGTTaactatttcgaaatcagaaacAAGAAGGGTACTGAATTATACCTTGGTGTAGATGCATTAGGCTTGAACATCTACGAAAAAGATGATCA GTTGACTCCAAAAATAGGTTTTCCATGGTCtgaaatcagaaatatttcattcaatgatcGTAAGTTCATCATTAAACCAATTGACAAAAAAGCTCCAGACTTTGTGTTCTTCGCTCCCCGCGTAAGGATCAACAAAAGAATTCTTTCGCTTTGCATGGGCAACCATGAACTTTACATGCGAAGAAGAAAACCAGACACCATTGATGTCCAACAAATGAAAGCGCAGGCGCGTGAAGAAAAGCTTGCTAAACAACAACAAAGAGAAAAATTGCAGTTGGAAATCGCTGCTAGAGAAAGGGCAGAGAAAAAACAACAAGAATACGAAGACAGAATTAGGAGCATGCAAGAAGAAATGGAAAGGAGTCAAGCTAACTTATTAGAGGCTCAAGAAATGATTAGAAA GCTAGAACAACAGCTCAAAGAACTGCAGGCTGCCAAGGAAGAACTAGAGAAGAGGCAGAATGAGCTTCAAGCAATGATGGAGAGACTTGAAGAAAGCAAAAACATGGAAGCTGCTGAACGTCAAAAATTGGAAGAGGAGATACAAGCTAAACAGAAAGAAGTTATGCGTATCCAGGAAGAGGTAGAACTCAAAG ACACTGAGACGAAGCGCCTTCAAGAGGAAGTGGAAGCTGCAAGACGTAAAGAAGAAGAACTAAAAGCACAACAGCTAGCCAATGCTACCAAAGGACATCTTGAAGAAAACCACCATGATGAAGATGATGAGTTGGTGAATGGAGATGTTAGCAGAGACTTGGCTACTGATGAGAACATTGTAGATCCTGTGGAGGACAGACGTACTTTAGCTGAAAGGAATGAACGTCTTCAAGATCAATTACAG GCTCTGAAGAAAGATTTAGCACAATCTCGTGACGAAACTAAAGAAACTGCAATGGATAAAATTCACAGAGAGAATGTGCGCCAAGGCAGAGATAAATACAAGACTCTTAGAGAAATCCGTAAAGGAAACACTAAACGCCGTGTTGATCAATTTGAAAACATGTAA